The following coding sequences lie in one Mesorhizobium sp. DCY119 genomic window:
- a CDS encoding type II toxin-antitoxin system prevent-host-death family antitoxin — protein sequence MTEQVSKSKFKAKALEYFRKVEASGEPVIITDHGKPTLEIRPYAETKRTPLEMLRGSVLRYDDPFEPVGLEDWEALK from the coding sequence ATGACGGAGCAGGTCTCGAAATCGAAATTCAAGGCGAAAGCGCTTGAGTATTTTCGCAAGGTCGAGGCGAGCGGCGAACCTGTGATCATTACTGATCACGGCAAGCCGACATTGGAGATTCGGCCTTACGCCGAAACGAAGCGAACGCCTCTCGAAATGCTGCGAGGCAGCGTGCTGCGCTATGACGATCCGTTCGAGCCTGTTGGGCTGGAGGATTGGGAAGCGCTCAAGTGA
- a CDS encoding saccharopine dehydrogenase family protein, translating into MRGTTMKEIVVVGAGKIGATIASMLAETGDYAVTVIDRAQAQLDALDLGHGITARQIDIGQDGALEAVLSGKFAVLSAAPFHLTTKIAEAAAKTGVHYLDLTEDVASTRRVKELAATATSAFIPQCGLAPGFISIVANDLAQRFDTLESVRMRVGALPQYPSNALNYNLTWSTDGVINEYCEPCEAIVEGELVDVPPLEEREEFSLDGITYEAFNTSGGLGTLCETYAGKVRTLNYRTIRYPGHAAIMKALLNDLGLRHRREVLKDILENALPATMQDVVVIFVTVSGRKHGRLLQESYANKIYSRGNGDAARSAIQITTASGICAVLDMLASGVLPQKGFIRQEDIALDAFLANRFGHNYAQAGAAHMAA; encoded by the coding sequence TTGAGGGGCACCACCATGAAAGAGATCGTAGTTGTCGGCGCAGGCAAGATCGGCGCGACCATTGCAAGCATGCTGGCGGAAACCGGCGACTATGCCGTCACCGTCATAGACCGCGCGCAGGCGCAGCTCGATGCGCTGGACCTCGGCCATGGCATCACCGCAAGGCAGATCGATATCGGCCAGGATGGTGCGCTTGAGGCCGTTCTGTCGGGCAAATTTGCGGTGCTGAGCGCCGCCCCCTTCCACCTGACCACGAAGATCGCCGAGGCAGCCGCCAAGACGGGCGTGCATTATCTCGACCTGACCGAGGATGTCGCCAGCACCCGCCGCGTCAAGGAGCTGGCCGCCACGGCCACCAGCGCCTTCATTCCGCAATGCGGGCTGGCGCCGGGCTTCATCTCCATCGTCGCCAACGATCTGGCGCAACGCTTCGACACGCTGGAAAGCGTGCGCATGCGCGTCGGCGCGCTGCCGCAATACCCGTCCAACGCGCTGAACTACAACCTGACCTGGAGCACCGACGGCGTCATCAACGAATATTGCGAGCCCTGCGAGGCGATCGTCGAGGGCGAGCTGGTCGACGTGCCGCCGCTGGAGGAGCGCGAGGAGTTCTCGCTCGACGGCATCACCTACGAGGCCTTCAACACCTCGGGCGGGCTCGGCACGCTGTGCGAGACTTATGCCGGCAAGGTGCGCACGCTGAACTACCGCACCATCCGCTATCCCGGCCACGCCGCGATCATGAAGGCGCTGCTCAACGATCTCGGCCTGCGCCATCGCCGCGAGGTGCTGAAGGACATTCTGGAAAACGCCCTGCCCGCGACGATGCAGGACGTGGTGGTGATCTTCGTCACCGTCAGCGGCCGCAAGCATGGCCGCCTGCTGCAGGAAAGCTACGCCAACAAGATCTACAGCCGCGGCAACGGCGATGCCGCCCGCAGCGCCATCCAGATCACCACGGCTTCAGGCATCTGCGCCGTGCTCGACATGCTGGCTTCCGGTGTGCTGCCGCAGAAGGGCTTCATCCGGCAGGAAGACATCGCGCTGGATGCGTTTCTGGCCAATCGCTTCGGGCATAATTATGCGCAGGCCGGCGCGGCGCACATGGCGGCTTGA
- a CDS encoding DUF1284 domain-containing protein: protein MTVRIRAHHLLCMLTYAGKGYSAAFTANYNGIVERLGKGEDMLLVAGPDDICQPLLGDDDAHCRRESVIERDGRAAAAVEALTGSAVCPGEVFILDASRLSQMRSAFQAGTVRQACGGCEWFDLCTGIAGKGYANTRLALDPRAHHS from the coding sequence ATGACTGTCCGTATTCGCGCGCACCATCTCCTTTGCATGCTGACCTACGCCGGCAAGGGCTATAGCGCGGCATTTACGGCCAATTACAATGGGATCGTCGAAAGGCTCGGCAAGGGCGAGGACATGCTCCTCGTCGCCGGGCCGGACGACATCTGCCAGCCGCTGCTGGGCGACGATGACGCGCATTGCCGGCGCGAAAGCGTGATCGAGCGCGACGGGCGCGCCGCCGCAGCTGTCGAAGCGCTTACCGGCAGTGCGGTTTGCCCCGGAGAGGTTTTTATCCTCGACGCCAGCCGGCTGTCGCAGATGCGCTCGGCTTTTCAGGCCGGAACGGTGCGGCAGGCCTGCGGCGGCTGCGAATGGTTCGACCTGTGCACAGGAATAGCCGGCAAGGGCTACGCGAACACGCGGCTTGCGCTTGATCCGCGGGCGCACCACTCTTGA
- a CDS encoding queuosine precursor transporter, giving the protein MNFSYRYLPFVAAMALVVVASNILVQFPMQGQLGSLALADILTWGAFTYPFAFLVTDLANRRYGPKMARRVVFVGFMIAVACSIVVPPLLFQYGLIEFETASDRLVRIAMASGAAFLCAQLLDVTVFNWLRRQSWWRAPILGTLVGSVFDTVIFFSIAFSAAFAFAGPSDAFALEPAPLLGVLPVETARWISWALGDLTVKLLIAVFALIPYRLIAMRWSQQAVAA; this is encoded by the coding sequence ATGAATTTTTCATATCGTTATTTGCCCTTCGTGGCCGCCATGGCGCTTGTCGTCGTGGCATCGAACATCCTCGTGCAGTTCCCGATGCAGGGACAGCTCGGATCGTTGGCGCTCGCCGACATCCTCACATGGGGCGCGTTCACCTATCCATTCGCTTTCCTCGTCACCGACCTGGCAAACCGCCGCTACGGCCCGAAAATGGCACGTCGCGTGGTCTTTGTCGGCTTCATGATTGCCGTCGCCTGCTCGATCGTCGTGCCGCCGCTGCTGTTCCAGTATGGCCTTATCGAGTTCGAGACCGCCTCTGACCGGCTGGTGCGGATCGCCATGGCTTCGGGTGCCGCCTTCCTCTGCGCGCAGCTTCTCGACGTGACCGTGTTCAACTGGCTGCGCCGCCAGAGCTGGTGGCGCGCGCCGATCCTCGGCACGTTGGTCGGCTCCGTGTTCGACACGGTGATTTTCTTCTCCATTGCCTTCTCGGCTGCCTTCGCCTTCGCCGGCCCGAGCGACGCCTTCGCGCTTGAGCCTGCACCGCTGCTCGGCGTGCTTCCGGTCGAGACCGCGCGCTGGATTTCCTGGGCGCTGGGCGACCTGACCGTCAAGCTCCTCATCGCCGTCTTCGCGCTGATCCCCTACCGGCTGATCGCCATGCGCTGGAGCCAGCAGGCCGTGGCCGCGTAG
- the rpmB gene encoding 50S ribosomal protein L28 → MSRACELTGKAVMSGNNVSHANNKTRRKFLPNLVKVTLISEALSQNVRLRISANALRSVEHRGGLDAFLAKADVAELSQRARLLKKQIAKKTAEVAA, encoded by the coding sequence ATGTCCCGCGCTTGTGAACTGACCGGCAAGGCCGTTATGTCCGGCAACAATGTGAGCCACGCCAACAACAAGACCCGGCGCAAGTTCCTGCCGAATCTCGTCAAGGTGACGCTGATCTCGGAAGCCCTGAGCCAGAACGTGCGCCTGCGCATTTCGGCCAACGCGCTTCGTTCGGTCGAACATCGCGGCGGTCTCGACGCTTTCCTCGCCAAGGCTGACGTTGCCGAGCTGTCGCAGCGCGCGCGTCTCCTGAAGAAGCAGATCGCCAAGAAGACGGCTGAAGTAGCCGCCTGA
- a CDS encoding J domain-containing protein translates to MKPYPKYFDKIRVRPDPQAEVKARAPICQWDGCNEAGTHRAPVGRLKEGEYFRFCFDHVREYNKGFNYFSGVPDSEVARFQKEAMTGHRPTWTMGTNGGARTSSPDFAQQRSGRAGYYKNVRDPFGMFGEKAAPRERKAKPLEAKALETLGLTTKATGADIKARYKELVKRHHPDANGGDRGSEDRFRDVLQAYRVLKQAGLC, encoded by the coding sequence ATGAAACCCTATCCAAAATATTTCGACAAGATTCGCGTGCGCCCCGACCCGCAGGCCGAGGTGAAAGCGCGCGCGCCGATCTGCCAGTGGGATGGTTGCAATGAAGCCGGCACCCACCGGGCGCCTGTCGGCCGCCTGAAGGAAGGCGAGTATTTCCGCTTCTGCTTCGATCATGTGCGCGAGTACAACAAGGGCTTCAATTATTTCTCAGGCGTGCCGGACAGCGAGGTCGCGCGCTTTCAGAAGGAAGCGATGACCGGCCATCGCCCGACCTGGACCATGGGCACCAATGGCGGTGCGCGCACCTCCTCGCCCGATTTCGCGCAGCAACGTTCGGGCCGCGCCGGCTACTACAAGAATGTGCGCGATCCCTTCGGCATGTTCGGCGAGAAGGCCGCCCCGCGTGAGCGCAAGGCCAAGCCGCTTGAGGCCAAGGCGCTGGAAACGCTTGGCCTTACCACAAAGGCGACTGGCGCCGACATCAAGGCGCGCTATAAGGAGCTTGTGAAACGCCACCATCCCGATGCGAATGGTGGAGACAGGGGTTCGGAAGACCGGTTCCGCGATGTGCTTCAGGCCTATCGCGTGCTCAAGCAGGCAGGCTTGTGTTGA
- a CDS encoding esterase-like activity of phytase family protein: MAFSFAGSLTAQAEPAPVEQVEVKSRPITRFHIGRDEKQFGPLEFVGGLEMTSRSRNFGALSAMRFRKPGSDFIGVADTGFWFFGTVTRDADQRPTGISDFRMVQMVDEAGNPADEKWQVDAEGLAVKDDVATVGFERNHRVAQFHINPNDMRAAFGQLDFLVPAQELRQNRGFETVTYAPEDSPLKGALVVVSEKSLDKQGNIFAAVLSGPRKGVFTVQRSGDFDITDGAFLPDGDLLLLERSYSMARGVRMRLRRIDAATIAKGNVVDGPILLETDMSYQIDNMEAMDVWRRADGAVMVSMFSDDNHSILQRNLYLEFILRED; the protein is encoded by the coding sequence CTGGCCTTCTCCTTTGCTGGATCGCTTACCGCCCAAGCCGAACCCGCACCCGTCGAGCAGGTCGAAGTCAAATCCCGCCCCATCACCCGCTTCCACATCGGCCGCGACGAAAAGCAGTTCGGCCCGCTGGAGTTCGTTGGCGGGCTGGAGATGACCTCGCGGTCGCGCAATTTCGGTGCGCTGTCGGCCATGCGCTTCCGCAAGCCGGGCAGCGATTTCATCGGCGTTGCCGACACCGGCTTCTGGTTCTTCGGCACGGTGACACGCGATGCCGACCAGCGGCCCACCGGCATTTCCGATTTCCGCATGGTGCAGATGGTCGACGAGGCCGGAAATCCGGCCGACGAAAAATGGCAGGTCGACGCCGAGGGCCTCGCCGTCAAGGACGATGTCGCGACCGTCGGTTTCGAACGCAACCACCGCGTCGCCCAGTTCCACATAAACCCGAACGATATGCGCGCGGCGTTCGGCCAGCTCGATTTCCTCGTGCCGGCGCAGGAGCTGCGCCAGAATCGCGGCTTCGAGACAGTCACTTACGCGCCCGAGGATAGCCCGCTCAAGGGCGCACTGGTCGTCGTTTCGGAAAAGAGCCTGGACAAGCAGGGCAATATCTTTGCCGCCGTGCTTTCAGGCCCGCGCAAGGGTGTCTTCACCGTCCAGCGCAGCGGCGATTTCGACATCACCGACGGGGCGTTCCTGCCCGATGGCGACCTGCTTCTGCTGGAGCGCAGCTATTCCATGGCGCGCGGGGTGCGGATGCGTCTCCGTCGCATCGACGCGGCAACGATCGCCAAGGGCAATGTCGTCGACGGCCCGATCCTTCTCGAAACCGACATGAGCTACCAGATCGACAATATGGAAGCGATGGATGTCTGGCGGCGCGCTGACGGTGCGGTGATGGTGTCGATGTTTTCCGACGACAACCACTCGATCCTGCAGCGGAATCTCTATCTGGAATTTATTCTAAGGGAAGATTGA
- the cobT gene encoding cobaltochelatase subunit CobT — MAGPGDNTRGKPRTGGEADAFKRAVTVCMRAISGDNEMEVAFAKDKPALAGNRARLPELPKKASKTDIAVTRGLGDSMALKRACHDTRIHTKLAPEGKQARAVYDAVEQARVEAIGSRAMAGVADNIGSMLEDKYAKANLADVRDQADAPLEEALALMVREKLTGRPAPKSGEKLVSLWRNWVEEKAGADLQGLVGKLDDQQAFARVVRDMLASMNMAEELGDEEQNEDTENNDEDQPQGGEKSEEGGEDDTGADDSQPEDSEASAEEDQSGEMEASDATSDDMADDDDADAETPGEARRKDDPFANLPRDIDYKVFTTTFDETVGAEELCEEEELDRLRAFLDKQLANLQGVVGRLANRLQRRLMAQQNRSWDFDLEEGYLDPARLVRVVIDPMQPLSFKQERDTKFRDTVVTLVLDNSGSMRGRPITVAATCADILARTLERCGVSVEILGFTTRAWKGGQAREKWLKDGKPANPGRLNDLRHIIYKSADMPWRRARRNLGLMMREGLLKENIDGEALLWAHQRLIARPEQRKILMMISDGAPVDDSTLSVNPGNYLERHLRAVIDLIETRSPVELLAIGIGHDVTRYYRRAVTIVDAEELAGAMTEQLASLFGEETVRDTRRSGGRRRAG, encoded by the coding sequence GTGGCGGGTCCCGGCGACAACACACGCGGCAAGCCCAGGACGGGCGGTGAGGCGGACGCTTTCAAGCGTGCCGTGACCGTCTGCATGCGCGCTATTTCCGGCGACAACGAGATGGAAGTCGCCTTCGCCAAGGACAAGCCCGCACTTGCCGGCAACCGGGCGCGCCTGCCGGAACTGCCAAAGAAGGCATCGAAGACCGACATCGCAGTCACGCGAGGGCTCGGCGATTCCATGGCGCTCAAGCGCGCCTGCCACGATACGCGCATCCACACCAAGCTGGCGCCCGAAGGCAAACAGGCCCGCGCCGTCTATGACGCCGTCGAGCAGGCCCGCGTCGAGGCGATCGGTTCGCGTGCCATGGCCGGCGTTGCCGACAATATCGGCTCGATGCTGGAAGACAAATACGCCAAGGCCAATCTTGCCGACGTGCGCGATCAGGCCGACGCCCCGCTTGAAGAAGCTCTGGCGCTGATGGTGCGCGAGAAGCTGACCGGACGGCCCGCACCGAAGAGCGGTGAAAAACTCGTTTCGCTGTGGCGCAACTGGGTCGAGGAAAAGGCCGGCGCCGATCTTCAGGGCCTGGTCGGAAAACTCGACGACCAGCAGGCCTTTGCCCGCGTCGTGCGCGACATGCTCGCCTCCATGAACATGGCCGAGGAACTCGGCGATGAGGAGCAGAACGAGGACACCGAGAACAACGACGAAGACCAGCCTCAGGGTGGCGAAAAGAGCGAGGAAGGCGGCGAGGACGACACCGGCGCCGATGACTCGCAGCCAGAGGATTCGGAAGCCTCCGCCGAGGAAGACCAGTCCGGCGAGATGGAGGCGTCAGACGCCACATCGGACGACATGGCCGATGACGACGATGCCGACGCCGAGACGCCGGGCGAGGCGCGCCGCAAGGACGATCCTTTCGCCAACCTGCCGCGCGATATCGACTATAAGGTTTTCACCACCACCTTCGACGAGACGGTGGGGGCCGAAGAACTGTGCGAGGAAGAGGAGCTCGACCGGCTCCGCGCCTTCCTCGACAAGCAGCTCGCCAATCTGCAGGGCGTCGTCGGGCGTCTCGCCAACCGGCTGCAGCGCCGCCTGATGGCGCAGCAGAACCGCTCTTGGGATTTCGACCTGGAAGAGGGCTATCTCGATCCGGCTCGCCTCGTGCGCGTCGTCATCGATCCGATGCAGCCGCTGTCCTTCAAGCAGGAGCGCGACACCAAGTTCCGCGACACGGTGGTGACGCTGGTGCTCGACAATTCCGGCTCGATGCGTGGCCGTCCGATCACGGTGGCTGCGACCTGCGCCGACATTCTGGCGCGCACGCTGGAGCGCTGCGGCGTCTCGGTCGAGATTCTCGGCTTCACCACCCGGGCCTGGAAGGGCGGGCAGGCGCGCGAGAAGTGGCTGAAGGACGGCAAGCCGGCCAATCCCGGCCGCCTCAACGATCTGCGCCACATCATCTACAAGAGCGCCGACATGCCGTGGCGTCGCGCACGGCGCAATCTCGGCCTGATGATGCGCGAAGGGCTGCTGAAGGAAAACATCGACGGCGAGGCATTGCTGTGGGCGCATCAGCGCCTGATCGCCCGGCCTGAGCAGAGAAAAATCCTGATGATGATTTCGGACGGCGCGCCGGTCGACGATTCGACGCTGTCGGTCAATCCGGGCAATTATCTCGAGCGCCACTTGCGCGCGGTCATCGATCTCATCGAAACCCGTTCTCCGGTCGAGCTTCTGGCCATCGGCATCGGCCACGACGTCACGCGCTACTATCGCCGCGCCGTCACTATCGTCGATGCCGAGGAACTTGCCGGCGCCATGACCGAGCAGCTTGCCTCGCTGTTCGGCGAGGAGACCGTCCGCGACACCCGCCGCAGCGGCGGCCGCCGGCGGGCGGGATGA
- a CDS encoding transporter associated domain-containing protein, with the protein MKVEALAAVICVLLALIALALIFRTRLLAAFGLELQKIEPQQSAHDELRGTVADLHRGGGVVKQDRDRMGALLDLHELEVSDVMVHRLNMRSVNADNAPEAVVREILQSPHTRMPLWRGATDNIVGVLHAKDLLRALNDVGNDFSQIDVMKIASKPWFVPDTTTLQEQLNAFLRRKAHFALVVDEYGELEGLVTLEDIIEEIVGEIADEHDVDVQGVRQESDGSIVVDGSVPIRDLNRALDWELPDDEAVTIAGLVIHETQSIPEEKQAFTFHGKRFIVMKRDKNRITRIRIRPALEVTEAVPRQT; encoded by the coding sequence ATGAAAGTCGAAGCGCTTGCCGCCGTCATCTGCGTCCTTCTGGCCCTGATCGCGCTCGCGCTGATATTTCGCACGCGGTTGCTCGCGGCTTTCGGCCTCGAATTGCAAAAGATCGAGCCGCAGCAATCTGCCCATGACGAGCTGCGCGGCACCGTCGCCGATCTCCATCGCGGAGGCGGCGTGGTCAAGCAGGACCGCGACCGCATGGGCGCGCTGCTCGACCTGCACGAGCTCGAAGTCTCCGACGTCATGGTCCATCGGCTGAACATGCGCTCGGTCAACGCCGACAATGCGCCCGAGGCTGTGGTTCGCGAAATCCTGCAAAGCCCGCATACGCGCATGCCGCTGTGGCGCGGCGCCACCGACAATATCGTCGGCGTGCTGCACGCCAAGGATCTGCTTCGGGCGCTCAACGATGTCGGCAATGATTTTTCACAGATCGACGTGATGAAAATCGCCTCCAAGCCGTGGTTCGTACCGGACACGACGACGCTTCAGGAGCAGCTCAACGCGTTCCTGCGCCGCAAGGCGCATTTCGCCCTCGTCGTCGACGAGTATGGCGAGCTGGAAGGGCTGGTCACGCTGGAAGACATCATCGAGGAGATCGTCGGCGAGATCGCCGACGAGCACGATGTCGACGTGCAGGGCGTGCGCCAGGAATCGGATGGCTCGATCGTAGTCGACGGCTCCGTCCCCATCCGCGACCTCAATCGTGCGCTCGACTGGGAACTGCCAGACGACGAGGCAGTCACCATCGCCGGCCTCGTCATCCACGAGACCCAGTCGATCCCGGAAGAGAAACAGGCCTTCACCTTTCACGGCAAGCGCTTCATCGTCATGAAGCGCGACAAGAACCGCATCACGCGCATCAGGATCAGGCCGGCGCTCGAGGTGACGGAAGCGGTTCCGCGCCAAACCTGA
- the cobS gene encoding cobaltochelatase subunit CobS → MNKVDRDIANLPDTTASVKEKFGFDSKMVVPAYSAATEHVPDIDPDYLFDQQTTMAILAGFAYNRRVMVSGYHGTGKSTHIEQVAARLNWPCVRVNLDSHVSRIDLVGKDAIVVKEGMQVTEFRDGILPWAYQHNVALCFDEYDAGRPDVMFVIQRVLESSGRLTLLDQSRVIRPHPAFRLFATANTVGLGDTTGLYHGTQQINQAQMDRWSIVTTLNYLPHDNEVAIVLAKSKHYRNDKGRDIVNKMVRVADMTRSAFINGDLSTVMSPRTVITWSENAEIFNNVGLAFRLTFLNKCDELERSIVAEFYQRAFGEELPESSANVVLG, encoded by the coding sequence ATGAACAAGGTCGATCGCGATATCGCAAACCTGCCCGACACGACGGCGTCGGTGAAAGAGAAATTCGGCTTCGATTCCAAGATGGTCGTGCCGGCCTATTCCGCTGCCACCGAACATGTGCCGGACATCGATCCCGACTATCTGTTCGACCAGCAGACGACCATGGCGATCCTGGCCGGCTTTGCCTACAACCGCCGCGTCATGGTGTCGGGCTATCACGGCACCGGCAAGTCGACCCATATCGAGCAGGTCGCCGCCCGCCTCAACTGGCCTTGCGTGCGCGTCAATCTCGACAGCCATGTCAGCCGTATCGATCTCGTCGGCAAGGATGCGATCGTCGTCAAGGAAGGCATGCAGGTCACGGAATTCCGCGATGGCATTCTGCCCTGGGCCTATCAGCACAATGTCGCGCTCTGCTTCGATGAATATGACGCCGGCCGCCCGGACGTGATGTTCGTCATCCAGCGCGTGCTGGAATCGTCTGGCCGCCTGACACTGCTCGACCAGAGCCGCGTCATCCGTCCGCACCCGGCCTTCCGCCTGTTCGCCACCGCCAACACGGTCGGCCTCGGCGACACGACCGGCCTCTATCACGGCACCCAGCAGATCAACCAGGCGCAGATGGACCGCTGGTCGATCGTCACGACGCTGAATTATCTGCCGCATGACAATGAAGTCGCGATCGTGCTGGCCAAGTCCAAGCACTACCGCAACGACAAGGGCCGCGACATCGTCAACAAGATGGTGCGTGTCGCCGACATGACCCGCTCGGCCTTCATCAATGGCGATCTCTCGACCGTCATGAGCCCGCGCACGGTCATCACCTGGTCGGAAAATGCCGAGATCTTCAACAATGTCGGCCTGGCCTTCCGCCTGACCTTCCTCAACAAATGCGATGAGCTGGAACGCTCGATCGTTGCCGAATTCTACCAGCGCGCCTTTGGCGAAGAGCTGCCGGAATCCTCGGCCAACGTCGTGCTGGGGTAA
- a CDS encoding biotin transporter BioY: MTNPSSTATVQGAFVPLRLTDRPLALQAAAVLLGTLFLAASSWIEVPMFPVPMTMQTFAVTLIGALYGWRLGAITVIAWLGEGALGLPVLAGGGGGLVHFAGPTAGYLFAFPIAATLVGYLAERGWTNGNLITSVIAMLVGNALILAIGGAVLAAMIGVSDAITYGVTPFIIGAIVKSALATASVEATRRAKQKA, translated from the coding sequence ATGACCAATCCCTCTTCCACCGCGACCGTTCAGGGCGCCTTCGTGCCGCTGCGGCTGACCGATCGCCCGCTCGCTCTGCAGGCCGCCGCGGTGCTTCTGGGTACGCTGTTCCTTGCCGCATCGTCGTGGATAGAAGTGCCGATGTTTCCGGTGCCGATGACCATGCAGACCTTCGCGGTGACGCTCATCGGCGCGCTCTATGGCTGGCGTCTCGGCGCAATCACCGTGATCGCATGGCTTGGCGAGGGTGCGCTCGGTCTGCCGGTGCTGGCCGGCGGTGGCGGCGGCCTCGTTCACTTCGCTGGCCCGACGGCGGGCTATCTCTTCGCCTTCCCGATCGCTGCAACCCTTGTCGGCTACCTGGCCGAGCGCGGCTGGACCAACGGCAATCTCATCACCAGCGTCATCGCCATGCTCGTCGGCAATGCGCTGATCCTCGCCATCGGCGGAGCGGTTCTGGCAGCCATGATCGGCGTCAGCGATGCCATTACCTACGGCGTGACGCCCTTCATCATCGGCGCGATCGTCAAGTCGGCACTCGCCACCGCAAGCGTCGAGGCAACGCGCCGCGCCAAGCAGAAAGCCTGA
- a CDS encoding Lrp/AsnC family transcriptional regulator encodes MTTDADRALIALLRENARASTAELARKLGVSRTTVQSRIERLEKQGIIEGYGVRLAADYERNLVRAHILVTVPPKLSVAVGAELRRIPEVRTLHSVSGNFDMIIVVEAPSVRDLDLLIDHIGALDGVERTLSSIILSTRIDR; translated from the coding sequence ATGACGACAGACGCTGATCGTGCCCTGATTGCGCTGCTGCGCGAGAACGCCCGCGCCTCGACCGCCGAGCTGGCGCGAAAGCTCGGCGTGTCGCGCACGACGGTGCAAAGCCGCATCGAGCGGCTGGAGAAGCAGGGCATCATCGAGGGCTACGGCGTCAGGCTGGCGGCGGACTACGAGAGGAACCTCGTGCGTGCGCATATTCTGGTGACAGTTCCGCCAAAGCTTTCGGTGGCCGTCGGCGCCGAGCTTCGCCGCATTCCGGAGGTGCGCACGTTGCATTCGGTCAGCGGCAATTTCGACATGATCATCGTCGTCGAAGCGCCTTCGGTACGTGATCTCGACCTGCTCATCGACCATATCGGCGCACTCGACGGCGTCGAGCGCACCCTGTCGTCGATCATTCTGTCAACGCGGATCGATCGATAG
- a CDS encoding BolA family protein has protein sequence MSIQATMENKLKQAYSPERLVVLNESHLHAGHHHEDSGHHVTYDGTGETHFRVRIVSDVFSGMSRIDRHRSVNALLADELNGGVHALAIEPAAPGEATRW, from the coding sequence ATGTCCATACAGGCAACGATGGAAAACAAGCTGAAACAGGCATATTCGCCGGAGCGGCTTGTCGTCCTCAACGAAAGCCATCTCCACGCCGGCCACCATCACGAGGATTCGGGCCATCATGTGACCTATGACGGCACCGGCGAAACGCATTTTCGCGTCCGCATCGTCTCCGATGTTTTTTCCGGCATGAGCCGCATCGACCGCCACCGCTCGGTCAACGCACTTCTGGCCGACGAGCTGAATGGCGGCGTGCACGCGCTGGCGATCGAACCGGCTGCACCTGGCGAAGCGACGCGCTGGTAG
- a CDS encoding type II toxin-antitoxin system VapC family toxin, whose amino-acid sequence MIVLDTHALVWWINKDDSRLSSVAADAIEQALAGDGVVASSISAWELAMLVSKGKLDLTVDVLDWLEAAASIDGFDFVPVDNIVAVKSRTLPGDFHPDPADRIIVALARELGAPLVTADAKITQYPHVATIW is encoded by the coding sequence GTGATCGTCCTCGATACCCACGCTCTTGTCTGGTGGATCAACAAGGACGACAGTCGGCTTTCTTCCGTCGCAGCCGATGCGATCGAACAGGCACTGGCCGGTGACGGTGTGGTTGCATCGTCGATTTCTGCCTGGGAGCTCGCGATGCTTGTGTCCAAGGGGAAGCTGGACTTGACGGTCGACGTGCTGGACTGGCTCGAAGCTGCCGCCTCGATCGATGGCTTTGATTTCGTGCCGGTCGACAACATCGTCGCGGTGAAAAGCCGGACACTGCCCGGAGACTTCCATCCTGATCCTGCCGATCGCATCATCGTCGCCTTGGCGCGCGAGCTAGGCGCGCCCCTGGTCACCGCCGACGCCAAGATCACACAGTATCCGCACGTCGCGACGATCTGGTAG